The following are encoded together in the Peromyscus leucopus breed LL Stock chromosome 1, UCI_PerLeu_2.1, whole genome shotgun sequence genome:
- the Ankrd13d gene encoding ankyrin repeat domain-containing protein 13D isoform X1, whose translation MAGLGPTFPLHRLVWANRHRELEAALHSRQHDIEQEDPRGRTPLELAVSLGNLESVRVLLRHNANVGKESHQGWAVLQEAVSTGDPEMVQLVLQYRDFQRATQRLAGIPELLNKLRQAPDFYVEMKWEFTSWVPLVSKMCPSDVYRVWKRGESLRVDTSLLGFEHMTWQRGRRSFIFRGQEAGALVMEVDHDRQVVHTETLGPALHEPEALLAAMRPSEEHVASRLTSPIVSTHLDTRNVAFERNKCGIWGWRSEKMETVSGYEAKVYSATNVELVTRTRTEHLSDQDKLRNKGGKTPFQSFLGMAQQHSSHSGAPVQQAASPTNPSAISPEEYFDPSFSLESRNIGRPIEMSSKVQRFKATLWLSEEHPLSLGDQVTPIIDLMAISNAHFAKLRDFITLRLPPGFPVKIEIPLFHVLNARITFSNLCGCDEPVSSVWVPAPGSANSASGNPFPCEVDPSVFEVPEGYSVLGAERSEPLRDEDDDLLQFAIQQSLLEAGTEAEQVTVWEALTNTRPGILPPPQVTVFEEQLQLEQALQESLQLSTESRGPESPQRTPPSPAPPSFEEQLRLALELSSREQEERERRGQQEEEDLQRILQLSLTEH comes from the exons ATGGCCGGCTTGGGCCCCACCTTCCCACTGCATCGGCTAGTCTGGGCGAACCGGCACCGCGAACTGGAGGCCGCGCTGCACAGCCGCCAG CACGACATTGAACAGGAGGATCCCCGAGGGCGGACCCCTCTggagctggctgtgtccttggggAACCTGGAGTCTGTGAGAGTCCTTCTTCGACATAATGCCAACGTGGGCAAAGAGAGCCACCAGGGCTGGGCAG tcctgcagGAGGCAGTCAGCACTGGAGACCCTGAGATGGTGCAGTTGGTACTCCAGTATCGGGACTTCCAGAGGGCCACACAGAGATTGGCTGGCATTCCAGAACTGCTCAACAAACTCCGTCAG GCCCCTGATTTCTACGTGGAAATGAAGTGGGAGTTCACCAGCTGGG TACCCCTTGTGTCCAAGATGTGCCCGAGCGATGTGTACCGTGTGTGGAAGCGTGGTGAGAGCCTACGAGTGGACACTAGTCTCTTGGGCTTTGAGCACATGACCTGGCAGCGTGGCCGGAGGAGCTTCATCTTCAGGGGGCAGG AGGCAGGGGCCTTGGTGATGGAAGTGGACCATGACCGGCAGGTGGTGCACACGGAGACACTAGGTCCAGCTCTGCATGAACCGGAAGCATTGCTGGCTGCCATGCGGCCCAGTGAAGAACACGTGGCCAGTCGCCTCACGTCTCCTATTGTCTCCACCCACCTGGACACTCGCAATGTGGCCTTTGAGAG GAACAAATGTGGTATCTGGGGATGGCGGTCTGAGAAGATGGAGACTGTTAGTGGCTacgaggccaag GTGTACAGCGCCACCAATGTGGAGCTGGTGACGCGCACACGAACAGAGCACCTCTCCGATCAGGACAAGTTAAGGAACAAAG GGGGGAAGACCCCGTTCCAGTCCTTCCTGGGGATGGCCCAGCAGCACTCTTCCCACAGTGGG GCTCCCGTGCAGCAGGCCGCCAGCCCCACCAACCCCTCAGCAATTTCCCCCGAGGAGTACTTTGACCCCAGCTTCAGCCTGGAATCGAGAAACATTGGCCGCCCCATTGAGATGTCCAGCAAAGTACAGAG GTTCAAGGCGACACTGTGGCTGAGTGAGGAGCACCCACTGTCCTTGGGTGACCAGGTGACGCCCATCATCGACCTGATGGCCATCAGCAATGCTCACTTTGCCAAGCTGCGGGACTTCATCACTCTCCGCCTCCCGCCAGGCTTCCCGGTCAAGATTG aGATTCCCCTCTTCCACGTGCTCAATGCCCGAATCACCTTCAGTAACCTGTGTGGCTGTGATGAGCCTGTGAGCTCCGTGTGGGTCCCCGCCCCCGGTTCTGCCAACTCTGCTTCAG GAAACCCTTTTCCATGTGAGGTGGACCCCTCTGTGTTCGAGGTGCCGGAGGGGTACAGTGTGCTGGGTGCTGAACGCAGTGAACCCCTTCGGGACGAGGACGATGACCTGCTTCAGTTTGCCATCCAGCAGAGCCTGCTCGAGGCGGGcacagaggcagagcag GTGACTGTGTGGGAAGCCCTGACCAACACACGGCCTggcattctccctcctccccaagtCACAGTGTTTGAAGAGCAGCTTCAGCTGGAGCA GGCCCTCCAGGAAAGCCTACAGCTGTCCACAGAGTCCAGGGGCCCAGAATCTCCTCAGAGGACACCTCCATCCCCTGCACCCCCAAGCTTTGAGGAGCAGCTTCGCCTGGCTCTGGAGTTGTCTTCAAGGGAACAGGAAGAGCGGGAACGACGAGGtcagcaggaggaagaagactTGCAGCGAATCCTGCAGCTGTCGCTCACAGAGCACTGA
- the Ssh3 gene encoding protein phosphatase Slingshot homolog 3 isoform X2 yields MALVTVSRSPPASGHSTPVGPTDRVTRRRGRLQRRQSFAVLRGAVLGLQDGGDSNDAAEAGSEPTEEPLGEKQLTEDQTDNGQEFQSPWKQVQRKHLHLMVGLLRPQDDIRLAAQLEAARPPRLRYLLVVSTGECLSQETILLGVDFPDSSSHSCTLGLVLPLWSDTQVYLDGDGGFSVTSGGQSRIFKPVSIQTMWATLQVLHQACEAALGSGLVPGGSALVWAAHYQEKLNSDQGCLNEWMAMSDLESLRPPVAEPGQASEQEQMEQAILAELWQVLDTSDLESVTSKEIRQALELRLGCPLQQYRDFIDNQMLLLMAQQDRASRIFPHLYLGSEWNAANLEELQRNRVSHILNMAREIDNFFPERFTYHNVRVWDEESAQLLPHWKETHRFIEDARAQGTRVLVHCKMGVSRSAATVLAYAMKQYGWGLEQALIHVQELRPIVRPNPGFLRQLQTYQGILTASRQSHVWEQKVGVVSPEEPLAPEVSTPLPPLPPEPGGSGEVMVMSLEETPKEELGLRPRINLRGVMRSISLLEPSSEPENTPEAGDLPEVFSSHESSDEEPLHPISQLATAKGGQRVRRGPWPALKSRQSVVALHSAALVASRTRAFQEQGEAGVSSAPRLRKVVRQASVDESREDGGA; encoded by the exons ATGGCGCTGGTCACAGTGAGTCGCTCGCCGCCGGCTAGTGGCCACTCCACGCCTGTGGGACCCACG GACCGAGTGACCAGGCGCAGAGGCCGGCTCCAACGCAG GCAGAGTTTTGCGGTGCTCCGAGGGGCTGTCCTGGGACTTCAGGATGGAGGAGACAGTAACGATGCAGCCGAGGCTGGCTCTGAGCCAACAGAGGAACCCTTGGGTGAGAAGCAGCTCACTGAGGACCAGACCGACAATGGGCAAGAATTCCAGAGTCCTTGGAAACAAGTGCAGAGGAAGCATCTACACCTCATGGTGGGGCTGCTGAGGCCACAGGACGACATCCGCCTG GCAGCCCAGCTGGAGGCAGCCCGGCCCCCACGACTCCGCTACCTGCTGGTAGTGTCCACAGGAGAGTGTCTGAGTCAGGAGACCATTCTTCTGGGGGTGGACTTTCCTGACAGCAG CTCCCACAGCTGCACCCTGGGCCTGGTCTTGCCCCTCTGGAGTGATACCCAGGTGTACCTGGACGGTGATGG gGGCTTCAGTGTGACATCTGGTGGTCAGAGCCGAATCTTCAAGCCAGTCTCCATCCAGACCATGTG GGCCACGCTGCAGGTACTGCACCAGGCCTGTGAGGCGGCTCTAGGCAGTGGCCTTGTGCCTGGTGGCAGTGCCCTTGTCTGGGCCGCTCACTACCAGGAGAAGCTGAACTCTGACCAGGGGTGCCTCAACGAGTGGATGGCCATGTCTGACCTGGAGTCCCTGCGACCACCTGTTGCTGAGCCTGGACA GGCCTCAGAACAGGAGCAGATGGAGCAGGCGATCCTGGCTGAGTTGTGGCAGGTGCTGGACACCAGTGACCTAGAGAGCGTCACTTCCAAAGAG ATCCGCCAGGCCCTGGAGCTGCGCCTGGGATGCCCTCTCCAGCAGTATCGCGATTTTATCGACAACCAGATGTTGCTGCTCATGGCCCAGCAAGATCGGGCCTCCCGCATCTTCCCCCACCTCTACTTG GGCTCTGAGTGGAATGCTGCCAATCTGGAGGAACTTCAGAGAAACAG GGTGAGCCACATCCTGAACATGGCCCGAGAGATCGACAACTTCTTCCCTGAGCGCTTCACCTATCACAACGTGCGTGTCTGGGATGAGGAATCGGCCCAGCTGCTGCCGCACTGGAAGGAGACGCACCGCTTCATTGAGGATGCCAG AGCACAGGGCACTCGGGTGCTGGTCCACTGTAAGATGGGCGTCAGCCGCTCTGCCGCCACGGTGCTGGCCTACGCCATGAAACAGTATGGCTGGGGCCTGGAGCAAGCCCTGATCCACGTGCAGGAGCTCCGGCCCATCGTGCGCCCCAACCCTGGCTTCCTGCGCCAGCTACAGACCTACCAGGGCATTCTGACTGCCAG CCGGCAGAGCCATGTCTGGGAGCAGAAAGTGGGTGTGGTCTCCCCCGAGGAGCCCCTGGCACCCGAAGTTTCTACACCATTGCCACCTCTTCCACCAGAGCCAGGGGGCAGTGGGGAGGTAATGGTTATGAGTTTAGAGGAGACCCCAAAAGAAGAGCTTGGACTGAGGCCCCGCATCAACCTCCGAGGAGTCATGCGCTCCATCAGTCTCCTGGAGCCCTCCTCAGAGCCAGAGAATACCCCAGAGGCTGGAGACCTGCCAGAG gttTTCTCTTCCCATGAGTCTTCAGATGAAGAGCCTCTTCACCCCATCTCTCAGCTCGCAACAGCCAAAGGTGGCCAACGAGTTCGCAGGGGCCCTTGGCCTGCCCTGAAGTCCCGCCAGTCTGTGGTTGCCCTTCACAGTGCTGCCCTGGTGGCCAGCAGGACCCGGGCCTTCCAAGAGCAGGGGGAGGCCGGGGTGTCCTCCGCACCGAGGCTCCGGAAAGTGGTGAGGCAGGCCAGTGTAGACGAGAGCAGAGAGGACGGCGGGGCCTAG
- the Ssh3 gene encoding protein phosphatase Slingshot homolog 3 isoform X1, which yields MALVTVSRSPPASGHSTPVGPTQDRVTRRRGRLQRRQSFAVLRGAVLGLQDGGDSNDAAEAGSEPTEEPLGEKQLTEDQTDNGQEFQSPWKQVQRKHLHLMVGLLRPQDDIRLAAQLEAARPPRLRYLLVVSTGECLSQETILLGVDFPDSSSHSCTLGLVLPLWSDTQVYLDGDGGFSVTSGGQSRIFKPVSIQTMWATLQVLHQACEAALGSGLVPGGSALVWAAHYQEKLNSDQGCLNEWMAMSDLESLRPPVAEPGQASEQEQMEQAILAELWQVLDTSDLESVTSKEIRQALELRLGCPLQQYRDFIDNQMLLLMAQQDRASRIFPHLYLGSEWNAANLEELQRNRVSHILNMAREIDNFFPERFTYHNVRVWDEESAQLLPHWKETHRFIEDARAQGTRVLVHCKMGVSRSAATVLAYAMKQYGWGLEQALIHVQELRPIVRPNPGFLRQLQTYQGILTASRQSHVWEQKVGVVSPEEPLAPEVSTPLPPLPPEPGGSGEVMVMSLEETPKEELGLRPRINLRGVMRSISLLEPSSEPENTPEAGDLPEVFSSHESSDEEPLHPISQLATAKGGQRVRRGPWPALKSRQSVVALHSAALVASRTRAFQEQGEAGVSSAPRLRKVVRQASVDESREDGGA from the exons ATGGCGCTGGTCACAGTGAGTCGCTCGCCGCCGGCTAGTGGCCACTCCACGCCTGTGGGACCCACG CAGGACCGAGTGACCAGGCGCAGAGGCCGGCTCCAACGCAG GCAGAGTTTTGCGGTGCTCCGAGGGGCTGTCCTGGGACTTCAGGATGGAGGAGACAGTAACGATGCAGCCGAGGCTGGCTCTGAGCCAACAGAGGAACCCTTGGGTGAGAAGCAGCTCACTGAGGACCAGACCGACAATGGGCAAGAATTCCAGAGTCCTTGGAAACAAGTGCAGAGGAAGCATCTACACCTCATGGTGGGGCTGCTGAGGCCACAGGACGACATCCGCCTG GCAGCCCAGCTGGAGGCAGCCCGGCCCCCACGACTCCGCTACCTGCTGGTAGTGTCCACAGGAGAGTGTCTGAGTCAGGAGACCATTCTTCTGGGGGTGGACTTTCCTGACAGCAG CTCCCACAGCTGCACCCTGGGCCTGGTCTTGCCCCTCTGGAGTGATACCCAGGTGTACCTGGACGGTGATGG gGGCTTCAGTGTGACATCTGGTGGTCAGAGCCGAATCTTCAAGCCAGTCTCCATCCAGACCATGTG GGCCACGCTGCAGGTACTGCACCAGGCCTGTGAGGCGGCTCTAGGCAGTGGCCTTGTGCCTGGTGGCAGTGCCCTTGTCTGGGCCGCTCACTACCAGGAGAAGCTGAACTCTGACCAGGGGTGCCTCAACGAGTGGATGGCCATGTCTGACCTGGAGTCCCTGCGACCACCTGTTGCTGAGCCTGGACA GGCCTCAGAACAGGAGCAGATGGAGCAGGCGATCCTGGCTGAGTTGTGGCAGGTGCTGGACACCAGTGACCTAGAGAGCGTCACTTCCAAAGAG ATCCGCCAGGCCCTGGAGCTGCGCCTGGGATGCCCTCTCCAGCAGTATCGCGATTTTATCGACAACCAGATGTTGCTGCTCATGGCCCAGCAAGATCGGGCCTCCCGCATCTTCCCCCACCTCTACTTG GGCTCTGAGTGGAATGCTGCCAATCTGGAGGAACTTCAGAGAAACAG GGTGAGCCACATCCTGAACATGGCCCGAGAGATCGACAACTTCTTCCCTGAGCGCTTCACCTATCACAACGTGCGTGTCTGGGATGAGGAATCGGCCCAGCTGCTGCCGCACTGGAAGGAGACGCACCGCTTCATTGAGGATGCCAG AGCACAGGGCACTCGGGTGCTGGTCCACTGTAAGATGGGCGTCAGCCGCTCTGCCGCCACGGTGCTGGCCTACGCCATGAAACAGTATGGCTGGGGCCTGGAGCAAGCCCTGATCCACGTGCAGGAGCTCCGGCCCATCGTGCGCCCCAACCCTGGCTTCCTGCGCCAGCTACAGACCTACCAGGGCATTCTGACTGCCAG CCGGCAGAGCCATGTCTGGGAGCAGAAAGTGGGTGTGGTCTCCCCCGAGGAGCCCCTGGCACCCGAAGTTTCTACACCATTGCCACCTCTTCCACCAGAGCCAGGGGGCAGTGGGGAGGTAATGGTTATGAGTTTAGAGGAGACCCCAAAAGAAGAGCTTGGACTGAGGCCCCGCATCAACCTCCGAGGAGTCATGCGCTCCATCAGTCTCCTGGAGCCCTCCTCAGAGCCAGAGAATACCCCAGAGGCTGGAGACCTGCCAGAG gttTTCTCTTCCCATGAGTCTTCAGATGAAGAGCCTCTTCACCCCATCTCTCAGCTCGCAACAGCCAAAGGTGGCCAACGAGTTCGCAGGGGCCCTTGGCCTGCCCTGAAGTCCCGCCAGTCTGTGGTTGCCCTTCACAGTGCTGCCCTGGTGGCCAGCAGGACCCGGGCCTTCCAAGAGCAGGGGGAGGCCGGGGTGTCCTCCGCACCGAGGCTCCGGAAAGTGGTGAGGCAGGCCAGTGTAGACGAGAGCAGAGAGGACGGCGGGGCCTAG
- the Ankrd13d gene encoding ankyrin repeat domain-containing protein 13D isoform X2: MAGLGPTFPLHRLVWANRHRELEAALHSRQHDIEQEDPRGRTPLELAVSLGNLESVRVLLRHNANVGKESHQGWAVLQEAVSTGDPEMVQLVLQYRDFQRATQRLAGIPELLNKLRQAPDFYVEMKWEFTSWVPLVSKMCPSDVYRVWKRGESLRVDTSLLGFEHMTWQRGRRSFIFRGQEAGALVMEVDHDRQVVHTETLGPALHEPEALLAAMRPSEEHVASRLTSPIVSTHLDTRNVAFERNKCGIWGWRSEKMETVSGYEAKVYSATNVELVTRTRTEHLSDQDKLRNKGGKTPFQSFLGMAQQHSSHSGAPVQQAASPTNPSAISPEEYFDPSFSLESRNIGRPIEMSSKVQRFKATLWLSEEHPLSLGDQVTPIIDLMAISNAHFAKLRDFITLRLPPGFPVKIEIPLFHVLNARITFSNLCGCDEPVSSVWVPAPGSANSASGNPFPCEVDPSVFEVPEGYSVLGAERSEPLRDEDDDLLQFAIQQSLLEAGTEAEQGPPGKPTAVHRVQGPRISSEDTSIPCTPKL; the protein is encoded by the exons ATGGCCGGCTTGGGCCCCACCTTCCCACTGCATCGGCTAGTCTGGGCGAACCGGCACCGCGAACTGGAGGCCGCGCTGCACAGCCGCCAG CACGACATTGAACAGGAGGATCCCCGAGGGCGGACCCCTCTggagctggctgtgtccttggggAACCTGGAGTCTGTGAGAGTCCTTCTTCGACATAATGCCAACGTGGGCAAAGAGAGCCACCAGGGCTGGGCAG tcctgcagGAGGCAGTCAGCACTGGAGACCCTGAGATGGTGCAGTTGGTACTCCAGTATCGGGACTTCCAGAGGGCCACACAGAGATTGGCTGGCATTCCAGAACTGCTCAACAAACTCCGTCAG GCCCCTGATTTCTACGTGGAAATGAAGTGGGAGTTCACCAGCTGGG TACCCCTTGTGTCCAAGATGTGCCCGAGCGATGTGTACCGTGTGTGGAAGCGTGGTGAGAGCCTACGAGTGGACACTAGTCTCTTGGGCTTTGAGCACATGACCTGGCAGCGTGGCCGGAGGAGCTTCATCTTCAGGGGGCAGG AGGCAGGGGCCTTGGTGATGGAAGTGGACCATGACCGGCAGGTGGTGCACACGGAGACACTAGGTCCAGCTCTGCATGAACCGGAAGCATTGCTGGCTGCCATGCGGCCCAGTGAAGAACACGTGGCCAGTCGCCTCACGTCTCCTATTGTCTCCACCCACCTGGACACTCGCAATGTGGCCTTTGAGAG GAACAAATGTGGTATCTGGGGATGGCGGTCTGAGAAGATGGAGACTGTTAGTGGCTacgaggccaag GTGTACAGCGCCACCAATGTGGAGCTGGTGACGCGCACACGAACAGAGCACCTCTCCGATCAGGACAAGTTAAGGAACAAAG GGGGGAAGACCCCGTTCCAGTCCTTCCTGGGGATGGCCCAGCAGCACTCTTCCCACAGTGGG GCTCCCGTGCAGCAGGCCGCCAGCCCCACCAACCCCTCAGCAATTTCCCCCGAGGAGTACTTTGACCCCAGCTTCAGCCTGGAATCGAGAAACATTGGCCGCCCCATTGAGATGTCCAGCAAAGTACAGAG GTTCAAGGCGACACTGTGGCTGAGTGAGGAGCACCCACTGTCCTTGGGTGACCAGGTGACGCCCATCATCGACCTGATGGCCATCAGCAATGCTCACTTTGCCAAGCTGCGGGACTTCATCACTCTCCGCCTCCCGCCAGGCTTCCCGGTCAAGATTG aGATTCCCCTCTTCCACGTGCTCAATGCCCGAATCACCTTCAGTAACCTGTGTGGCTGTGATGAGCCTGTGAGCTCCGTGTGGGTCCCCGCCCCCGGTTCTGCCAACTCTGCTTCAG GAAACCCTTTTCCATGTGAGGTGGACCCCTCTGTGTTCGAGGTGCCGGAGGGGTACAGTGTGCTGGGTGCTGAACGCAGTGAACCCCTTCGGGACGAGGACGATGACCTGCTTCAGTTTGCCATCCAGCAGAGCCTGCTCGAGGCGGGcacagaggcagagcag GGCCCTCCAGGAAAGCCTACAGCTGTCCACAGAGTCCAGGGGCCCAGAATCTCCTCAGAGGACACCTCCATCCCCTGCACCCCCAAGCTTTGA